The region ATTGACAGAGAAATCAGAGGTCTAGGCGGTGTATCCAAAAGGGGGACGCTAAAACCAACAGAAGGGCGCTCAACCTAAGGAAATGGCGACTTAGGAATGATGTATACTTTTCACCCCACCCCAAGATTTCTTCCAATTATATCATTATAAAGTAAAATTTATTTGATTTCTTATTTACTTGATTTCCTATATTCACATTTCTTTATCCATATTCATTTATTGACATTATTTACTTTTATACATGTATTGTAAAATAATCATCGTTATAATCATTATCATGTCAGAGTAGTTTTGCATCTTGGGATAGTGAAAACTCTGATGATATTCTTATATGAATTATTTGTAAAATCTCATTATTATTGgataaaataatattaatatagCATTGTCATTATTCGTCCTTGTAAATATGTATTTTATATGATAATAGATGATTGGACGAAATAGAGAAAATGAAAGTTCATTATCCAATAAGATATAATTATATGTAGTTGCAAAAATGGAAATCTAAATATGTCTTAATGAATTTTACTCTCGCAAATATATAGTTACATAATATTAGAATAATCTGATGAGGTGGAAAAAAGAGAAGACCCATTATCTGATCTATAAGGCTAGAAAAGATTTATTTATGagatttcttttttttttaaaggACACTTGCATCAATGAATCTTTGTCTATACTAGATAGTGAGATATGCATAGTTGAAGAATTTCTTAGTGTGTTGTCGAATTTCATCGAGGAGGTTCGATTAAAAGCCATTATAACTCATATACATGGTCATCAAATTTGTTAGGATGcaaattttaaatatattatttgCTACTATGATTCTCTTCCTACAATCCATTTAATTGAtattgattttcatcttttaAAATGAACTCAAAAATGTTTGTACGTACCTTGTAACTTGTGTCATAATTGCTACTTCCTTTATTATACTTATATGTTGGCTTGAATGTCAATGTCCCCTCACAAAATCCATTGAAAATTTGTCCTTCTCCAGCTTGTTgcaagagttgatcattatcatGCAACTCCTAAAACGAAACAAAGAAATAATTATGTATATTATGAATTCATAATTAAGCTGCAAACTCATTCAAGTTCAACACATGAATGATGATTTAATTACATAGTGAAGGTCTTTGTCTATTAGGTTCCTAGCCGGATATGTATCGATCCCTTGAAGCCTATAGTTAAGATCTCCTAACCAAATTGTCACATGAGATGGTCTTGAATATGGATTCCATATCTTTGAGAAGAGAGTGTGTGATATATGCCTGCATTCAGCATTTCTTTCTTCCACATTGTAACCATGAGCTGCAAAAATGATTCATCAAATATTCTCAATAAGCAAATTCGAAGTTAACCGTGATCTTAAATAGAGAGACCAAAACTGAAATATCTTTATATAGTTACCAGAGAGGTGACAGGAGATGAACATCAAACGTATTCCTTTGTAGTTAATACGAATTGCTACAGCGCCTTTTTTTCTTCCGATTATTCCTCCGCATCCCCCTATAGATTGTTTGTCCACCTTCAATTCTACATGCAATTAAAATTAATCGTGCCGTTTAGCATACATTAATAATTCTTAGTATAAAATTAACCATATGAAATATTATAAAAAGGATACCTTGAATGAATGATTCTGCATTCTTTGGTCCAAACAAGAACAACTGCAAAGATTGCATTGTAACTTTACCTATCAGGCTTCATGTCCAAAAGAAGAAAAGGTAGAAAATTTCAATAAGTTTACAAGATACACATATGGTTGCATTATGAGAAAAATATTTGGCTAATATCTTACGTGTGAGTTTCATCCAAAGCTGTTGAAAGCATGGTTGCGACTTTGTTTCCAGGAGCCTCTTGCAATCCAACAGCAAGAAGATCGAAGTCGTGGCTTCCACCAACCATCTCAGCTAAATCTTCAAAGGAAACCTAATACACCAAAAATTCATAGACATACGTGAACAACTGCAAAAATTTCTGAGCAAGTGATGGATGTTTTATTTTTCTGGTGAGTTAGGTTGGATTTGGTTGACAATGGAAAGAAGATAAAACAAAATTGAAAAGGACTATACACAAAGATGCCATGCAATTTACGTACAAGCAACTTTGTCTGTGGGTGGAAATCTTAAGTCTAAATAATACGCTGTGGAATGTTAATTTCAACCAATTACATTCAGATTTGGTTCAAGATAATCAAAGTCTTTATTATAATTTTTTGAAGTTTTTCTAAGTAAAATGATTGTATTATGACAGTAGAAGTACTCCAACTCGTGATAATTAATGAGTAATAAAATATAGTTCAAGAATTGTGTGTTAGGGTGTGATTTTGAAGTAAGAGTGTTGAGAGTGATTGGAGATTTTTAAATGTGAGATAGAACTATTAGAGTctattttaataattaaataatagtattttaattgaattatttaattaagatgGAAAAATGGAAGATTTGGGGACAAAGTGTCAATTATGAGAAATAAAGGGAGGAAGAAGGTTACTAAGTGAGAGGTTAGTTTGTGGTTTCAACTAGATTAACCCTGACAATATAAATTAGGAGCATAATCTAAGTTTGTGAGTTTTTATCGGTACGTAGAAACTTTGTAAAAGAGGCTAGAACACTAAGGGGAGAGGAAAGACTTAGGGCCTGTTCGATTTGATTTTGTAAAACtgtttttttagtttttaaaatttgaaaataagaAAATTTGTTTGATagtctaattttataaaattgtttttgAAAACTATTCTCTATTGAGAGTTTTAAAAACTAAAAACTAAAACAGGTTTTAGAGGTTTTGGTTTTTGGTTTTTAGTTTGGAAATTATGATGAGGAAAATCAAGGAAAAGTGGTACACTTTTTAAAACGATTTTTAAAAGTAGAATTACCAAACATGttattttattgtttttcttcaaaactcttttaaaattgatttataaaatagtttttaaaaactatAAATTTTTCAATTTTTAGATTTTAGAAACCAAAAACAATTTCTCCAAACAAGTTTTTAACTTTAAAATTTTTAAAACGATTTTTAAAAACAGAGCTACCAAACAGATTTTATTCCATTAgtttttttaaaaacaattttttaaaactgatttataaaatcatttttaaaaatagaaaatcaaaactCAATCAAACGAGCCCTTAGAGTTGGAGAAAGAAGACTCAATCAAACCAGAATTTTCATTGATTGCTATGAATTGAGGTAAGGGAGAGAGTGAATTCAATAATGAATATATGTTTAAGGGTATAATTGAGGAGTCATTAACCTCTAATAGGCTTTGTATGAATGTGCATGTTTTGTTGTATTTGTATAGGAATCTGAAATTTGATTATCAATTGGTGTTGTAGTATGTTTTTCATGATCAAATTTGTGTACATGTGTGTATGAGATTTTATGTTTTGATGTGTTAATATGTTTTCACCATTGTTGGATTTTTAGAATTTTGGATTCATGATAAAAGCTTGGAATAATTG is a window of Lathyrus oleraceus cultivar Zhongwan6 chromosome 6, CAAS_Psat_ZW6_1.0, whole genome shotgun sequence DNA encoding:
- the LOC127092040 gene encoding type IV inositol polyphosphate 5-phosphatase 11, with amino-acid sequence MNGQVSFEDLAEMVGGSHDFDLLAVGLQEAPGNKVATMLSTALDETHTLIGKVTMQSLQLFLFGPKNAESFIQELKVDKQSIGGCGGIIGRKKGAVAIRINYKGIRLMFISCHLSAHGYNVEERNAECRHISHTLFSKIWNPYSRPSHVTIWLGDLNYRLQGIDTYPARNLIDKDLHYELHDNDQLLQQAGEGQIFNGFCEGTLTFKPTYKYNKGSSNYDTSYKVRVPAWTDRILFKIEDSDNIKATLHSYESLDQIYGSDHKPVKAHICLRLRHLQTES